Proteins encoded by one window of candidate division KSB1 bacterium:
- the trpS gene encoding tryptophan--tRNA ligase: MRVLSGIQPSGALHLGNYFAMMKRMIEYQANHELFCFIVNYHALTTVQDAAVLRKNTFEACADFLALGIDPEKSYFYVQADIPEVTELTWILSNVTEMGLLQRAHSYKDKLAKGIEPNHGLFAYPVLMAADILLYGAELVPVGKDQKQHIEMTRDIAQKFNYRFGEVFVIPEADIQEELAVIPGLDGQKMSKSYGNTIELFAPKEELRKKVMSIVTDARGVDEPKDPDHCTLFAITSLFLDEQGKAELRERYLKPGLKYSDVKKELVELIWNYFEPYREKRERLINDPDYLRDVMRYGAEKTRPIARKYLEKARDAVGLNY; the protein is encoded by the coding sequence TTGCGAGTTTTGTCAGGCATTCAACCTTCGGGCGCGCTTCATTTGGGTAACTATTTCGCCATGATGAAGCGCATGATCGAGTATCAGGCCAATCATGAACTCTTTTGCTTCATCGTCAATTACCATGCTTTGACGACGGTGCAGGACGCCGCTGTTCTGCGCAAAAACACCTTCGAAGCGTGCGCGGATTTTTTGGCGCTCGGAATCGATCCGGAAAAATCCTACTTTTACGTGCAGGCGGATATTCCCGAGGTGACCGAACTGACGTGGATTCTTTCCAACGTTACGGAAATGGGGCTTTTGCAGCGTGCGCACTCTTATAAAGATAAACTGGCCAAGGGCATCGAACCGAATCATGGTCTGTTCGCTTATCCGGTGCTGATGGCGGCGGACATTCTGCTTTACGGCGCCGAGCTGGTTCCCGTCGGCAAGGATCAAAAGCAGCACATCGAAATGACGCGCGACATTGCGCAGAAATTCAATTACCGCTTCGGCGAGGTTTTCGTCATTCCCGAGGCGGACATTCAGGAAGAGCTGGCCGTGATTCCAGGCCTCGACGGCCAAAAAATGAGCAAGTCTTACGGCAACACCATAGAATTGTTCGCTCCCAAGGAAGAACTGCGCAAAAAAGTGATGTCAATTGTCACGGATGCACGGGGTGTGGACGAGCCGAAGGATCCGGATCACTGCACGCTATTTGCCATTACGTCTCTTTTCCTCGATGAGCAGGGCAAGGCGGAGCTGCGCGAACGCTACCTCAAGCCCGGCCTCAAATACTCCGACGTTAAAAAGGAACTGGTCGAGCTGATCTGGAACTATTTCGAGCCTTATCGCGAAAAGCGAGAAAGGCTGATTAATGATCCGGACTATCTCCGCGATGTCATGCGCTACGGCGCCGAAAAGACCCGGCCGATTGCCCGCAAATACCTCGAAAAAGCACGCGACGCTGTCGGTTTGAACTATTAG
- a CDS encoding HAD-IA family hydrolase, whose amino-acid sequence MKEIRAVFFDFDGVFADTLPDHLAAWRQVLHESYGVPFDPMVVKLNEGRPVIEIARAVTESCGLKLDEDRLEALIRAKNERFRGLHRPRLFPEILQIIAAAKERGIAVGLVTGTKRENLVAVVDAEVLGQLDVIIADGDTARGKPWPDPYLEAAGRLGVPPAACLVVENAPQGIRAAKAAGMFCVAVMTTLKEEHLQEADVTVPTHADLLRWFRRSAVETTDAKP is encoded by the coding sequence ATGAAGGAAATCCGCGCCGTTTTTTTCGACTTTGACGGCGTTTTTGCCGACACGCTGCCGGATCATCTGGCGGCATGGCGACAGGTTTTGCATGAAAGCTACGGTGTGCCGTTCGATCCGATGGTCGTCAAGCTGAACGAAGGCAGGCCTGTGATCGAGATCGCGCGCGCCGTAACGGAATCTTGCGGCTTAAAGTTGGATGAAGATCGGCTGGAGGCTCTCATTCGCGCCAAGAATGAACGGTTCCGTGGGCTGCATCGGCCTCGACTCTTTCCGGAGATTTTACAGATCATAGCGGCGGCCAAAGAAAGAGGCATCGCCGTCGGGCTGGTCACCGGCACCAAGCGGGAGAATCTTGTCGCCGTCGTCGATGCGGAGGTACTGGGACAGCTGGATGTCATCATCGCCGACGGCGATACGGCGCGGGGCAAACCGTGGCCTGACCCCTATTTGGAAGCTGCCGGTCGACTTGGTGTACCTCCTGCAGCCTGCTTAGTGGTCGAAAATGCACCTCAGGGAATCCGCGCCGCCAAGGCCGCCGGTATGTTCTGCGTGGCCGTCATGACTACCCTCAAAGAGGAACATTTGCAGGAGGCTGACGTTACAGTACCAACTCACGCCGACCTGCTGCGGTGGTTCAGACGTTCGGCGGTCGAGACTACCGACGCAAAGCCTTAG